The Musa acuminata AAA Group cultivar baxijiao chromosome BXJ2-5, Cavendish_Baxijiao_AAA, whole genome shotgun sequence genomic interval TCACTTGTCCTGCCCACCCACTCTCTCTCGCGGGCACAGTCTTCTCCTCTGCTCCCACTTGCCCGCTAATTAAACCACGACTCGCCCCACCATTCACGGGTCACACATTTTGACTAACGGGTGGAGAGGCTTCTCCGAACCCATTTCATTCACAAGAAGACCCCCTCGAGTCATCCGGAAGACACCCTTTTTCTACTGGATGTTACGCGGGTCCCGCATGAAACGGGGGACGCGTGTGAGTTCCCTAGTGGCCGGGGATGGGCTTTGTTTTCCATTCGAGTCCGGAGCGTCAAGGGCTAAAATTAAACACTGCAAGGAGCAGGTTAGCGAAACCTTTTAATGTCATGACACTGTAGGCGATGAATTGGCGCCTGTGCCTTACACGAACCGTGAATCTGTTCCAACCATTGGCTGACAAGCAAGGCTTCTCGGATCTTCAAGCACGGTTGGCACTAGATTCTTTGGTGAATTTGGCGGATGCTGTCTGGTCGGAAGGACACTCTTGAACCATTCTTCAACGACTGCGTGTAGTAATTGTGTTAAAGGGCCCTGCAAATTAGTAGGCGAAGAAGGGGAACACTGCGTTCATATTCCGTGCCTCGTCTAAGACCAATAacacctcctctctctctctctctctgcgccaTTTACTTAGccgcggcttcttcttcttcttctgttatgGGGAACCTGCTCTCCTGCCAAGCTGCCGATAGCTTTGACGGCAAGGTCGTGCTCTCCGACGGCACGGTCCACGAGTTCGACCACCCAACGCTGGTGGCGGAGCTCATGCTGGAGCACCCCCACCAGTTCGTGGTCGACGTGCGGTCGCTGTCCGCGGGCAACTCCAAGGCAGCGCCGCTTCCCGCCGACTACATGCTGGAGCCCGACAAGGTCTACGTGATGCTCCCCGTGGCCAGAGGGAAGGCCGCCCGCTTGTCAGCCGACGAGGCCCGCCGGGTCCTGGCATTGGCGAGCCGGTTGAGACTGAAGCAGCGGTCAGCGTCGGCGGCGCCGTTCCTGAGGGTGCTTGGAGCGCGCACGGAGGCACCGGCGGAGGAAAAAGGCAAGAAGGCGGCGGTGGAGATGAAGCAGGAGGAAGATTCAAGGGGGGAGGATGTGGGGGCGAAGTTGGAAGGGGTGGAGGGATGGCCGTCCTCGGAGCGGCCGGAGTTCTTGAGGCAGTTCTCGAGCAAAAGGTGGGCGCCAACTCTGGGCACCATAGTGGAGAAGAGCATGGAGAAGAAGGTGCCTCACTGGTTGCTCTAAGATACATCGATTGATTGATAAGAGTTGATGGTTGCCAACACTGACGTGTCTATCATGCAAAGTCTGATAGAGTTGCGTTGTATTGAGATGGGAAACTGAGGTCAGATTAGAGAAGACCCAAATCCGAACCGACTCGACCTGTGACAAACAAACATAACTATTTAGTGTCCGGGCCGATCGATCTATAAATGAACTCTATTATTATGTGACCTACTTTATACTTCAACGGATAATTCTTCGCAACTTAGGGCAGATATCACACCCACCTGGGTTCTTTCTCAATTCACATCAAGACATGTCTAGGTTCAAATGATAAAACAATTGTAGATAACAATAGATGGTACAATGGTTTTGACAGTGGTGAGACATTTATGGATTAGAATAATAAAACAGGATATCTTAACAAATAAAACAATATATTGTGTAGGCTAACATACATTGATGCTCTCAACTTGGGAGTTGAGAACACTCTGTTACAGCATATCACGACACCGCCCAATTAGGTAACACCAAAAATCTGCTTCTGCTGTGACCTTCAATCTTCACAGCCGATGGCAGAGCTCTTTCAATCACCATGTACAGGAGCAGAAATTTCATGCAAGTTTCAATGGTTCAGATAGCTTAATCAGAAGGAACAACGCTAGTTTCCACTTTGACtggtacagaaaaaaaaaattctatataCACCTATTTATCCATACAGAATCAAGTTGTGAAAGCTTCTGTTCTTGGAGACTCACGAAATACTACTGAAGTTGACCCATGTCACAGAACTCCAGCTGCAGGATCAAAAAGCAAAGTTTAATGAAAAACAATGAAGTAGCATTGAAGCAACCAAAACTTCTTTTTGACTAACCACATTATTTGCTATTATATCAATTGTGGTATGAAGCATGATACGTATTTCCCTTTGGCTCTGGAACCAAATTTTATATTGTGTACTGAGATATGGGCACTATGCTGAAATTGGATTATGTAGTTTCATGCATTTAACTTGAAGTTCCTTTCAATCTAGAGAAGATTAAAATTGTCAGGAATTGCACAACACATCAACCATTTGCAGCCAAAGACAGCTCCTGGTTCAGCCATGTTGGCGATCACAGATGTAAGAGGGTAGGCTTTTGGTTTATAGGAGACAGGTTCCTTTCTTTAATCGCAAGTTGGCAAGATGGACATGGCTATCCCCAGAATTGTCAGTGCTGGTGCTCATATGCTATTTTAGGTTTTTGTAGCAAATCGGGTATGgtttagtgaaaaaaaaaaaaaaaagtcacctTTGCTTGCTCATGTGCCATTTTCATCCTTCGATATTCTTGCTGTGCTCGATATGAACGAAACATCGCTTGAACCCGTACGACTGATCTCTGCATCCGTTCTTCAGCTTGCACCCTACTAATTCGATAAAATTCCTCCTCTCCGGTACTTTCCGGTGTCATATTCATTGTTTTTGTGGTTTTGACTTGAACGCCACGTAAACCTTTTCTCTTCAACCGCCAACGAAGTAGTGCTTTCTCAAGTACTCCGACTGACCAAACAATTTTGCGGTATTGCTTCCTCACTCGATGACCTCGAAATGCAGCCTGTTTAGGTATTATTATTAAACTGGTTAAGAGAATCATACAACATCCAAAATTCAATTGAACAAGGCTTTTGTAGCTGAAACACCAAAATAACATAACAGGTTTGTCACCTCCAAAAGATAAACTTGCAAACAGTGAACATAAAATAAATCTACTAGATAACGAGAGCAAAGAATTACTATAACTAGAGAGCAATTTTAACAGATTTGTCCTGCAAACAAAAACTTGTTTTTGCTTTTATAGTCGGGAAGTGGTTGGCAAAATTCACAAGAAAGGGGaagtctataaacacatcttacttGAATCTTGATAGCTTTTTTACGCATGTTGACAAAATCCCTCCGGATTTTCCAGGTGTGGAAATGACTTTGTATTCGTGCAGCAGCCTTCATCAACTTCCATCTGTTATGGTTGCGGAAGGCATGCTGAATCTTCAGAGCAGCAACTATCTGGGATGCTTCCATCTCAGGTTTGACCAACtggactgctttagtttgtagctTTAGAGCACGCTCCCTTATTGCCGATTGTATATGATCTGCTGCATCAGCAGCATTCCTGTATGCagctaatgattctttcaggcaaagttCTTGCTCACTAAATTTGTGAGGGTACACATTTTCGGAGTCAGCTAAGGTATTTGTTGTAGGCATTCCATGTTTAGTTATATTCCCAGACAATGTCATAGCCTGAAAATGTGCAGTTAGTCCTTTCTCTGCAAGATATGCTGCCAAGCCTTCATAACCTTGTTTTGATGCCAGATCAGCAGCAATGCATCCCCCACGGGTTTCAGAAGTAGGATCTGTAACCAAGCTAGGATTTGCTCCAGCAGACAAAAGTGTAGCGACCATTTTTTCCCTGAATGAACAATTTCCACATATGTTGTTGATAATCTTAGTAACATGGAGTGGGAAAGAAACCTGGAATAGGAGAGGCAATGTGCAGAGAAAGTGTATCATGCATTAGCAAGTACCTAAAGAACCTATTAAGAATCTCAAATACATCTTGCATGTGCTTCTGAATTTGTATGAGACTGCCAAATCACACTCATGTCTAATAAAACAAGTTTAAATGTTAGTACGCTGGGACTAGCAACTTAGTGACATAACTTGCTTTTAAGTAAATCCACTATAATTGATCCTTGGGAATATGGGACAGCATGATTCTTTgataaataaaagaaataaatacAACTTGTCTTTGGGAATATGGGACAGCAAGATACTGAACATGTCGGCATGGTTTGACATACTGGCTGATAAGTATGAAATGGACAGTATGTCCCAGACCACTAGCTGACCGATACGTGGACCAGCCTGTTCTTGGGCAGTATGCTGCAAGGGGATGTACCAGGCGATACATGCCTGATAAGGtcgaaacttgaccagtaccgaaTGATAAGAGTTGGTAATGGTTGGATTTCGACCATACCCATCAATATTCAGGTCtcaatggtcaatttgatcgttgggCACTGTTTGGCCATTTAAATCTTCCTCCCCTCCCTCTTACACTCACATTCTCTAACTCTCATTCTCACTCATTCTCACACTCTCATTTGTTTAATCTTTCTAATCAATGAAATTAACTTCTTGATTTGGATGAGGGATTGTAAATCAGGATTTGATGGAATTTGTCTCCAATCTTAAAGTTTTGACACCTAATCCAACATAACAAATTTTTTTAATGTGATACAAGATAATCAGAAACAACTTCCTTCAAAAGAGGACAGTGTGGCAAAGTTGTTCCTTTTTGAAGGACCATGTGATAGCCATTCCTTAATGGATCCGAAAAGacaaagataatttttcatccttACAACATAATATTTATATTCATTTGTGGTTTAGATACATTTTATTCTtatctaaatataatttatatacaaaGAATTTAGGGGAAAACCctaaaaatagttttttttttatttttagccaTTTGTTGGCCCTTTTTTCAGAACACCAGTATGTATTCGACGGGCAATCAGCGACAGATACAGTCAGGTGTTACAAGATGACATTCCTTGCATGTTGGATCATACATCTGACAATATTAAGGATTCCATTGTATGAATACTAAGAACCATGAATCTTATAACATGCTAGATGTTccattattttctttcttatgcCATTTTAAATGCAGGATGCCAAATATTTCTATAGATGGATTTGAAGAAAGTGAATTTATGGACGGTTGAATTTATGTTTAGGTTGATAAATAAACCTTCAGGAGCAGGACAATGCAGAATTAGCTGGTTACTTATATGTCATTGCAATGACCACGGTTTCACATATTGGTTACTTATatcccattgtctcatattgcagTCAGTATGGATCGTACTGATCAGTATTTACTGGTCCGATCGTGGACCAGTAGAATACCATCAGATTACTGAAACTGAAATTAGTAACAGCTACTGATCAAAGAGTTGAACAGCAATATGTTTGCAGTTCATTGTCAGCAAATTGATAGCTCTTGGGAACTCTATACTAATTACTAAGTAAAATAGATTTGAGATTCCATTCCTGAGGGTAGAATTACATACACCATTTGAATGAGAATTTATCAGTAAAATTTTCTTGAactgaagttaaatcatgatTTTGACAACTCAAATGGAGGACTAAGTTAGACCATATCTGAATCAAGGGTGTATATTCCAGGACACTGTTGGACTAGTACAGCACATCAGtataatatggtatatcatgggaCATCAGTGAAaagatatcaaaatatttaagtacCAAATTACTAGAGAACGATAAGTATTCTAATGGTATGGCTCCGACTAGTAAATACTACTCAGTATGTTGATATCATACTTCATCATGGTTCCATGTACTTGTAATACATTATTTGCATATTATTACTAGAAGAACAAAGTGCATTCAACAGAGAATCACCAACAGTATGCAcccatgaataatatttttcctaAACGGAATGAGCTGAAAGAACTTAGAATTCGAGTATGACTTGATAAGGTCTATACGAAAAACAAACTATAAGAAACATTATGATCCATGACCGATGAATACTTCCTCTTTCTGAAAGGTCAACcaaatcatcaaccattcaagaaCGCCCTCTCATTAGGTACTTTAGATAGTGGTACTTTAGAAATGGGTAATAGTGTAATAATATATCTAAAACAGCAtttaaagaattacaaaattaaagGCACGTTAATAGACAATAAACATGGATATTGAACACCAGTGTGAGACATTAAGAGTCTTCATCATTTGGTCAAAATAAATACCAATTAACTACAATCATATTAATTGAACACCAGTGCAAGACATTAAGAGTCTTCATTTAGTCCAAAGAAATACCATACATGAACTAGGAACTAAAGAATTTTTATTGATTCTTCAAGTATTTGTGCTAAGCATGACAAGATGAAATGACCATGTGTGGCATAATAACACAAGGAATCAAACTTATTGTATAAAGAGCAAAAAATAATTCTTTACTCTACCAGGCAAAACAATGTTTCTGTCCAAGGATTGCAAGATTAGATGGAATAATGCATAAAGaccaatatttttaattttgaggACCGGATCCATACTGGCATACTGCATCGGTAACTGGTACACATACGGCAACTATGTTGACCATGGTGGAAGAATAAGAATGCTGAATTATTATTTaatgatgaattttgtataaAGACCAAATATACGGATATTTCTCAAGAAATCATACAGGCTTTCAGGTCAAAATTGGATCAGTTGAAAGTCCTAAGGCATAAGCAACAAGCACGGTATATACTTGATAGATAAGCATCTAAATGACTCATCTACGTTGAGTATGAGGGTCAAAGAGACTGTTATATGAGAACTCTAGGTTTGTTGCCAACGTTTGTGCACTAAAACACTATCCAAGAATCATCATTTCAGGTATTGGTCCATGGCTGGACCAGAACGCACTGATTGGTACTAGATACATGGTGCACTGGTATGTATCGGTGatttgaagaggaagaaggagaagaggaaggaggaaggaggaagacgacatggtggaggaagaggaaggaggaagagaaaggaagaagaggtggaggaggaagaggaagaggaagaggaggaagcatacCTCGAATCGGTTAGCGCATGGTGGGTGGTGGGCCACGACGGGTGGCTCGAGGGTAAAGAGGGCTCACGCTTGTTGCTCGGCGCAAAGAAGGCTCACAAATGCGAGCCCTAAACTAAaccataaatatttatttaataagtCAAACTAGACTGCCCGAAATCAGTGTGGTCCGTGCACAGGTTCACACTCAGATTGGTAGGTACCAATCTAGATGAAATGACATTCTATATTACAGAATACCACAGAACAATTTTTTTCAATTGAAACGCTTCTAGTGTATTTAGATCACCTTctacaaacaaaacaccaagttTCCATCATATAAACCATGTAGGGGCTTTTAAATTCTCCTGTCAAGTATATATacaagaaagaacaaaaaaaactaaGTATACGAAAAGACAACATCAAAACACTCTTCATGTTAGGTATAGATAACAAACCTTCCACAATATGCAGCCCAATGTAATGCTGTCCAGCCATGAATATCTCGGAAGTCCAAGGACAAGCCTGACAAGGAATATAGACGAACTGCCCATGCATAATTTAGAATAGCACATAAATGTATGACTCCATGACCTTGACTGTCATGGCCAGGTGTTTCACAACCTTCAGCTACCTTTACCAAAAGCCACTCTTGTAACTTATTCCTTAAAACCAGCTCAAGTAAATTTTCTCTAGTTGATGCAGATGAAAACTTATTGGTGCTATCCAATTTTAAAAAATTCGTCCAATCTTTTTCAATCAATGAAGAGGTGAGCATTGCAAATCTTTTTGCTTCATTGAGAGATTTCAATGGTATCCTGCTAGATAAAATAGATGTATTGTTGGAGGTAGCAAAGAGCAAATGAGCAAGTCTCTTCTGCACCTGGTAATCTTCCCACTTTAATTTGTTTCTGTCATCTTCAGAAGGAAAGATCTGACCATCCAATTGAATATTTGGTGAACATCGATAATCAAAACTCAAAACTTGGCTAACTGGTGTATGACCATCCATTGTCAAGTAAAGATTAACTAGACCAGGTGGCTGTGGGGACACCTTGCACCGATAGATACCTGGTTGAACCATCTCAGCTTTGACACATATCTCACCGACGACACAATAGATGCTGGATGACATTAGGTGCTTCTTGGATTCACAAAAATGTCCAACCACCACGACctgaaaaattttcttttcttcaggAAAATAAGCCACCAAAAATGAATAAAACCggaaaatatattttctatacATTTCCATATAGAACAGAATACAAGATAATCCTACACTTGATTAGCATCTTGCTTGAGACATGGTTATCAAATATTCAGCATATTTATCACAAAGTTAAACATTCACAAGCCCAATGAACTCAAAGATGACCTAGTCAATTTTCCCACGGTAGGCTGCATCTATAAAATTGACACTATCTTTAAAAGTATCAACCCTCAATATATTAGCATTTCCTAATGAACAACCacaaatattttgatatatttctaGAATACTGCATTGCATGGTCTAATGTTTTGGATACTGTACTCATGCCAGTCCCTGACCAGAGTGGTCTGGGTTCTGGTATGGGCTGGGCACACAGTATGTTGGCACGGACAAATACCCTTAAGGGTTTTGAGCATTTGAAACCCTGAAAAAATCCTACTTCATGGGTGTTATCTAGCCTGAATTTGAAAAATCCAAGGTCAGATCCAAGTAGATCTAACTTTTAATGAAATGAAACCTAGATCCATGAAGATACACCCCCAAACCAAGCAAATCTAGCATAGATCAGTCCGGATCTAGATCTAGCCTAGATCCTTGCAGAACAAACCTTGACTGGCATGGTTTTGGGTTTGATCTATGTGGATCAGGTCCTAATTTAGTGTAAATCAAACATAAATCTTAAATCAAGCCCCTGAATTGAGTCATTAAGCCAAGaaacagggattaagatttaCCAAATTTGAGATCACCCTATGGATCTTCGATTTGAACATTATCCTTGAGAAATTAGACTTCTTCTTCAACAATTTGTTGAATATGGAAGAGATTCGAGTGGGAGGGAAAAGATTAGAGAAGAGAATCAAGATGGGGGAAGGGAAGAAAGCTGGAGGGAAGGGCAAGAGGGTTCATGATGGCTGGCTTCAAGACTGAAAAGAGGAGTGAACAGAAAGGGAAAGGAAATATAGATGTCAGGGATGAAAAGAGGGCTTGTCAACCCTCTTTTCCACCTCAAAAGAGACACTGATGTACCTCTTTGAGGTCTAAAAATCTGCAGGTAGGCTTAACACCTGACCCACATACAGACCAGCGATTTGAGGCTGTCCGTGTCCTGGTTTGCCCTCAACTGGTATGTACCAGCCTTACATACCCATCCAGGCGAAACAGTAACCGCATGGTTCCTTGTTTCTGTTTTGTTTCAACAAAGGAAATATCCTCTTAATTGGGAATTTAAAAACCAAATGGACCAGACAATATGGACCAACATTTGCCAGCCCATCTGCAATCCAGAATACAGATCAAGAGATTTCAGTAAATACTGATTCATAAAGGAAGTACCACATGTTATAGTCACCATACCAGGCATATCAATTGATACCATTACCTACCTTATGTACCACCCGGTTCTGACaatattttgagaaaaaaaaagaccTAACCAAGGTTTTCAATTTTGAAAACAAGGTGTGTCGTTCCAACGTACAGACACACGATACATCAAAATATATGGTGGTACCTTTATGCTAGAGAATAAatgggaggaagaagaaagaagaaagaaaaggaaggaggaagagggagaggaagaggaggcagcagagaggagagaggaggagatGCACCATAGGTGAGGAGGAGCGGCAAGTGATGGTCATGAGCCATGAGCCCTAGGCATCAAGGCAtttataagagaaaaaaaatgaaaagaaaacaaaactatTGTTTTAATAAAAAAGGGGGCCAGATTGGACCACCCGAAATAAGGTAATTTCTATAATTTCTATTGAACACATCTAAACTCCAATTCATCATAAACAATTTTCTCCCATTTATATTCAATCAACAATTTTCTCCCTAGTTATTCACAAATGTAATGATTGCTTAATTAATCTTTTCTGGTAACCCACATATTCATCTCAAACCTCAGCAATACTAACTTTCTTTTCACAAGTTTGTTCTTTAACTACAACATTATAATCCATAAAGTATGATTGAtcttacaacaatatcataaatatttcctTTTAATTATAAGAGGCAAATGGTGATCACACACCCATCCACTTTAATCATTCTGCTTTAACTTTATAgataatatcttcatcgatctgCCTTTGTGAAAAATACATTCAAGATATTTATAACCAAGATTTTAAAACTCAGTCAGATTGGTCCATACCAATTGGCATTTTGTTGGTCTGACTATGGATCGATATGTAGACTGGTAGATTCTGTTCATTATACATTCACATTGGGTGTATCACCCAGTAAGCTTATTGTACCATGTACCATCAGTCTTCATACTGGTACATTGTGTATCGGATGGTAAGCTTGCCTTTGCTTTCCAATGACCTATCAACTTCTTTTCCACCCATTTTCCACCTATTTCACCTCATTTTTCCTACCAACAATCCTCCTCCTTGATTTTTCTCTTTGCTTTCTAGAGTTTGCTCCCCTCTTTCTTCAATTTTCTCATAAAAGCTTGATTTGCAGCCATTTTTTCTTGCGATGATGCAGATTTCTCTTAAAGAAGCTTGATTTTCTATCTTGCAAGGTAAATGCAAGCCTTGACATCTTGttctcatgcttatttttcatgattatgtcTTGTTTCTGATTTGTTCTAGTTTAAGTTAAGTTGCATGCTATCTGCTATAAAGCCGATACATAGCCCACTAACAAGGAAACCAACTCCTTGTTAGTGGAGGTAGCTTGATACATAGCCTATGCACGCTATCGGTTACCCAAATCAGTATCGGACCTCGGATAAATCCTTGATACAACTTCCTCCTCCAAAAAGTGGAGGTGGCTTGATAAAAAGGTAGAGAAAATCCACATAAAATCCTTGAAGAAGTAACATGACCTTCATGATATGACCCTTGTGGGTAACGACAGGTCAGGAACCACCAGGACGAGCATCAATAGGTCATTCATATATTGTTATATGAGGGTCATTTTTTATGAAGCATTGATGCATTAGATGAATTT includes:
- the LOC103985613 gene encoding uncharacterized protein LOC103985613; its protein translation is MGNLLSCQAADSFDGKVVLSDGTVHEFDHPTLVAELMLEHPHQFVVDVRSLSAGNSKAAPLPADYMLEPDKVYVMLPVARGKAARLSADEARRVLALASRLRLKQRSASAAPFLRVLGARTEAPAEEKGKKAAVEMKQEEDSRGEDVGAKLEGVEGWPSSERPEFLRQFSSKRWAPTLGTIVEKSMEKKVPHWLL
- the LOC103985612 gene encoding calmodulin-binding transcription activator CBT isoform X1, which encodes MEAGDSGLLAGAEIHGFRTVADLDIEKLFEDASTRWFRPNEVHAILSNYTLFKIQPQPIDNPTSGRVLLFDRKMLRNFRKDGHNWKKKKDGKTVQEAHEKLKIGNEDRIHVYYARSEYDPNFYRRCYWLLDKNLERIVLVHYRQTSEDNVFQHIPASVECPEALSLKNRLHIDSPSTPMHSASGSAHSEVLGSAVISEEINSGEYHVSCTSETKPVYCSGISGLNNSTEFQNHELSLHEINTLEWEELVGSNVQNRAAINRDGDASSCDQQRSGFKNSMNNGCFLPSNGVAAVLSSHCPSNVKSGNDCGIDQSNGGYLQAAKDQDITPASFRAENLTQVGEFDMNDMVLSENTTTCTNDILLGENSFGSWNYINDYSLGSLDDRQLLASSSRGDEAMATSMGDHVFNITEISPGWSYSTEETKVVVVGHFCESKKHLMSSSIYCVVGEICVKAEMVQPGIYRCKVSPQPPGLVNLYLTMDGHTPVSQVLSFDYRCSPNIQLDGQIFPSEDDRNKLKWEDYQVQKRLAHLLFATSNNTSILSSRIPLKSLNEAKRFAMLTSSLIEKDWTNFLKLDSTNKFSSASTRENLLELVLRNKLQEWLLVKVAEGCETPGHDSQGHGVIHLCAILNYAWAVRLYSLSGLSLDFRDIHGWTALHWAAYCGREKMVATLLSAGANPSLVTDPTSETRGGCIAADLASKQGYEGLAAYLAEKGLTAHFQAMTLSGNITKHGMPTTNTLADSENVYPHKFSEQELCLKESLAAYRNAADAADHIQSAIRERALKLQTKAVQLVKPEMEASQIVAALKIQHAFRNHNRWKLMKAAARIQSHFHTWKIRRDFVNMRKKAIKIQAAFRGHRVRKQYRKIVWSVGVLEKALLRWRLKRKGLRGVQVKTTKTMNMTPESTGEEEFYRISRVQAEERMQRSVVRVQAMFRSYRAQQEYRRMKMAHEQAKLEFCDMGQLQ
- the LOC103985612 gene encoding calmodulin-binding transcription activator CBT isoform X2 gives rise to the protein MEAGDSGLLAGAEIHGFRTVADLDIEKLFEDASTRWFRPNEVHAILSNYTLFKIQPQPIDNPTSGRVLLFDRKMLRNFRKDGHNWKKKKDGKTVQEAHEKLKIGNEDRIHVYYARSEYDPNFYRRCYWLLDKNLERIVLVHYRQTSEDNVFQHIPASVECPEALSLKNRLHIDSPSTPMHSASGSAHSEVLGSAVISEEINSGEYHVSCTSSGISGLNNSTEFQNHELSLHEINTLEWEELVGSNVQNRAAINRDGDASSCDQQRSGFKNSMNNGCFLPSNGVAAVLSSHCPSNVKSGNDCGIDQSNGGYLQAAKDQDITPASFRAENLTQVGEFDMNDMVLSENTTTCTNDILLGENSFGSWNYINDYSLGSLDDRQLLASSSRGDEAMATSMGDHVFNITEISPGWSYSTEETKVVVVGHFCESKKHLMSSSIYCVVGEICVKAEMVQPGIYRCKVSPQPPGLVNLYLTMDGHTPVSQVLSFDYRCSPNIQLDGQIFPSEDDRNKLKWEDYQVQKRLAHLLFATSNNTSILSSRIPLKSLNEAKRFAMLTSSLIEKDWTNFLKLDSTNKFSSASTRENLLELVLRNKLQEWLLVKVAEGCETPGHDSQGHGVIHLCAILNYAWAVRLYSLSGLSLDFRDIHGWTALHWAAYCGREKMVATLLSAGANPSLVTDPTSETRGGCIAADLASKQGYEGLAAYLAEKGLTAHFQAMTLSGNITKHGMPTTNTLADSENVYPHKFSEQELCLKESLAAYRNAADAADHIQSAIRERALKLQTKAVQLVKPEMEASQIVAALKIQHAFRNHNRWKLMKAAARIQSHFHTWKIRRDFVNMRKKAIKIQAAFRGHRVRKQYRKIVWSVGVLEKALLRWRLKRKGLRGVQVKTTKTMNMTPESTGEEEFYRISRVQAEERMQRSVVRVQAMFRSYRAQQEYRRMKMAHEQAKLEFCDMGQLQ
- the LOC103985612 gene encoding calmodulin-binding transcription activator CBT isoform X3 produces the protein MLRNFRKDGHNWKKKKDGKTVQEAHEKLKIGNEDRIHVYYARSEYDPNFYRRCYWLLDKNLERIVLVHYRQTSEDNVFQHIPASVECPEALSLKNRLHIDSPSTPMHSASGSAHSEVLGSAVISEEINSGEYHVSCTSETKPVYCSGISGLNNSTEFQNHELSLHEINTLEWEELVGSNVQNRAAINRDGDASSCDQQRSGFKNSMNNGCFLPSNGVAAVLSSHCPSNVKSGNDCGIDQSNGGYLQAAKDQDITPASFRAENLTQVGEFDMNDMVLSENTTTCTNDILLGENSFGSWNYINDYSLGSLDDRQLLASSSRGDEAMATSMGDHVFNITEISPGWSYSTEETKVVVVGHFCESKKHLMSSSIYCVVGEICVKAEMVQPGIYRCKVSPQPPGLVNLYLTMDGHTPVSQVLSFDYRCSPNIQLDGQIFPSEDDRNKLKWEDYQVQKRLAHLLFATSNNTSILSSRIPLKSLNEAKRFAMLTSSLIEKDWTNFLKLDSTNKFSSASTRENLLELVLRNKLQEWLLVKVAEGCETPGHDSQGHGVIHLCAILNYAWAVRLYSLSGLSLDFRDIHGWTALHWAAYCGREKMVATLLSAGANPSLVTDPTSETRGGCIAADLASKQGYEGLAAYLAEKGLTAHFQAMTLSGNITKHGMPTTNTLADSENVYPHKFSEQELCLKESLAAYRNAADAADHIQSAIRERALKLQTKAVQLVKPEMEASQIVAALKIQHAFRNHNRWKLMKAAARIQSHFHTWKIRRDFVNMRKKAIKIQAAFRGHRVRKQYRKIVWSVGVLEKALLRWRLKRKGLRGVQVKTTKTMNMTPESTGEEEFYRISRVQAEERMQRSVVRVQAMFRSYRAQQEYRRMKMAHEQAKLEFCDMGQLQ